A section of the Streptomyces sp. NBC_01408 genome encodes:
- a CDS encoding DinB family protein: MTRIDDTPPAWDERTQLTTFLDYTRDTARAKCDGVTEENARKALLSASPLMTMSGVVNHLRWVEYYWFQVVFLGEEDRGPWTEEDPDREMRIAVDFPLTQLLGEYAEQSARYRELVAGNSLDTQAERAVRNGLRVDLRWILLHLTEETARHNGHLDVLRELLDGTTGG, from the coding sequence ATGACCAGAATCGACGACACGCCGCCCGCGTGGGACGAGCGCACCCAGCTCACCACGTTCCTCGACTACACACGTGACACCGCCCGCGCCAAGTGCGATGGCGTGACCGAGGAGAACGCCCGCAAGGCCCTCCTGTCGGCCTCACCGCTGATGACCATGAGCGGAGTGGTCAACCACCTCCGTTGGGTCGAGTACTACTGGTTCCAGGTGGTCTTCCTCGGCGAGGAGGACCGGGGCCCCTGGACCGAGGAGGACCCCGACCGCGAGATGCGTATCGCCGTCGACTTCCCGCTCACCCAGTTGCTCGGCGAATACGCCGAACAGAGCGCCCGCTACCGCGAACTGGTCGCCGGGAACAGCCTGGACACCCAGGCCGAGCGAGCCGTCCGCAACGGCCTCCGCGTCGACCTGCGCTGGATCCTCCTCCACCTCACCGAGGAGACGGCCCGTCACAACGGCCACCTCGACGTCCTGCGCGAGCTGCTCGACGGCACGACCGGCGGCTAG
- the mgt gene encoding macrolide-inactivating glycosyltransferase — protein sequence MTSAKPAHIAMFSIAAHGHVNPSIEVIRELVARGHRVSYAIPAAFAEKIAETGATPVIYTSTLPTDDEPEAWGTELIDNLEPFLDDAIQVLPQLAAAFEGDEPELVLHDITSYPAPVLAHRWGVPAVSLSPNLVAWEGYEEEVAEPMFAGLKASERGQAYYARFAAWLIENGLDGQIERLQSRPRRSLVLIPRALQPNADRVDTSVYTFVGACQGERAEQGGWQRPAAAAGKRVLLVSLGSAFTKQPAFYRACMDAFADLPDWHVVLQIGKFTDEAALGEIPANVEVHRWVPQLDILRQADAFITHAGAGGSQEGLATGTPMVAVPQAVDQFGNADMLVSLGVARHVPMDRADAATLREAVLALVDDPEVAARAEAVRAQMATEGGTREAADLIEAELA from the coding sequence ATGACCTCAGCCAAGCCCGCACACATCGCCATGTTCTCCATCGCCGCCCACGGGCACGTGAACCCGAGCATCGAAGTGATCCGGGAGCTCGTCGCCCGCGGCCACCGGGTGAGCTACGCCATCCCCGCAGCCTTCGCCGAGAAGATCGCGGAGACCGGCGCCACCCCGGTGATCTACACCTCCACCCTGCCCACCGACGACGAGCCGGAGGCCTGGGGCACCGAGCTGATCGACAACCTGGAGCCCTTCCTCGACGACGCCATACAGGTCCTCCCGCAGCTCGCCGCTGCCTTCGAGGGAGACGAGCCGGAACTCGTCCTCCACGACATCACCTCCTACCCGGCTCCCGTCCTCGCGCATCGCTGGGGCGTCCCCGCCGTGTCCCTTTCCCCGAACCTGGTCGCCTGGGAGGGGTACGAGGAGGAGGTGGCCGAGCCGATGTTCGCCGGGCTGAAGGCCTCCGAGCGCGGGCAGGCGTACTACGCCCGGTTCGCCGCCTGGCTCATCGAGAACGGCCTCGACGGGCAGATCGAACGTCTCCAGAGTCGCCCGCGCCGCAGCCTCGTCCTGATCCCCAGGGCGCTCCAGCCGAACGCCGACCGCGTCGACACCTCCGTGTACACCTTCGTCGGCGCCTGCCAGGGCGAGCGCGCCGAGCAGGGCGGCTGGCAGCGGCCCGCGGCCGCGGCGGGCAAGCGGGTCCTCCTGGTCTCGCTCGGCTCCGCCTTCACCAAGCAGCCCGCCTTCTACCGGGCCTGCATGGACGCCTTCGCGGACCTCCCGGACTGGCATGTCGTACTCCAGATCGGCAAGTTCACCGACGAGGCCGCACTCGGCGAGATCCCCGCCAACGTCGAGGTCCACCGCTGGGTTCCCCAGCTGGACATCCTGCGCCAGGCCGACGCCTTCATCACCCACGCGGGCGCCGGGGGCAGCCAGGAGGGCCTCGCCACCGGCACCCCGATGGTCGCCGTCCCCCAGGCCGTGGACCAGTTCGGCAACGCCGACATGCTGGTCTCGCTCGGCGTGGCCCGGCACGTCCCGATGGACCGGGCCGACGCCGCCACCCTCCGCGAGGCCGTCCTCGCCCTGGTGGACGACCCGGAGGTCGCCGCCCGCGCGGAGGCCGTCCGGGCCCAGATGGCCACCGAAGGGGGCACCCGCGAGGCCGCCGACCTGATCGAGGCCGAACTGGCCTAG
- a CDS encoding ricin-type beta-trefoil lectin domain protein: protein MGFTGKRRISVVAATAVAAIVGGLQLSSSAFGTEGTGPQAVSEQEVSAPLPAEAPDAHHEDSAVYSSDHTGFENGVMSLGPTTAAPAARAAAAAAQAPPQGEGWKLSGATKWLATGYTIKFFDQKSVDWLGPYVKASAADLQRITNLPVTVDTKPVGWEYERPKGEVLIGVLHRPCLPPAGEGSMGNSGWKVVHDGSGSANLSCGFTSSSVPETVTSGHAYIDSEFFTPAGKPTAAMGETYMRNHISHELGHTLGLTHANRSLTKGDCVKGTDSGQFPVMCSPAYAYQDKRAGTYVQQFDVQGLRRLAAGAGAALPPQGRVSGIAGKCLDVKGGKAANGTQIQLYTCNGSAAQSWILGKDGTFRAFGKCLDNARNASTNGNRISLFDCNGSAAQRWSVNVKGQVVHVASGKVLDVTGGATANSTPVQLYTANTGKGQVWVTPK from the coding sequence TTGGGATTCACAGGCAAGCGTCGGATATCCGTCGTCGCGGCGACGGCCGTGGCGGCGATCGTGGGAGGTCTCCAGCTCTCCTCCAGCGCCTTCGGCACCGAGGGCACCGGGCCGCAGGCCGTGAGCGAGCAGGAGGTGTCGGCGCCGCTTCCCGCGGAGGCGCCCGACGCCCACCACGAGGACTCCGCCGTCTACAGCAGCGACCACACCGGCTTCGAGAACGGGGTCATGTCGCTCGGCCCCACCACGGCCGCTCCCGCGGCGAGGGCGGCCGCGGCCGCCGCCCAGGCGCCGCCGCAGGGCGAGGGGTGGAAGCTGAGCGGTGCGACCAAATGGCTGGCGACCGGCTACACGATCAAGTTCTTCGACCAGAAGTCCGTGGACTGGCTGGGCCCTTATGTGAAGGCCTCGGCCGCGGACCTGCAGCGCATCACGAACCTGCCGGTCACCGTCGACACCAAGCCGGTCGGCTGGGAGTACGAGCGGCCCAAGGGCGAGGTGCTCATCGGCGTCCTGCACCGGCCGTGCCTGCCGCCCGCCGGTGAGGGCAGCATGGGCAACTCGGGCTGGAAGGTGGTGCACGACGGCTCGGGAAGCGCGAACCTGAGCTGCGGTTTCACCAGCTCCTCCGTGCCCGAGACCGTCACCAGCGGGCACGCCTACATCGACAGCGAGTTCTTCACCCCGGCCGGCAAGCCGACCGCGGCCATGGGCGAGACGTACATGCGCAACCACATCAGCCACGAGCTCGGGCACACGCTGGGGCTGACGCACGCCAACCGCAGCCTGACCAAGGGCGACTGCGTCAAGGGGACCGACTCGGGCCAGTTCCCGGTCATGTGCTCGCCCGCGTACGCGTACCAGGACAAGCGCGCGGGGACCTACGTGCAGCAGTTCGACGTACAGGGTCTGCGCCGCCTCGCCGCCGGCGCGGGCGCCGCGCTGCCCCCGCAGGGCAGGGTGAGCGGGATCGCCGGGAAGTGCCTGGACGTCAAGGGCGGAAAGGCGGCCAACGGTACGCAGATCCAGCTCTACACCTGCAACGGCTCGGCCGCGCAGTCCTGGATCCTGGGCAAGGACGGCACGTTCCGCGCCTTCGGCAAGTGCCTGGACAACGCGCGCAACGCGAGCACGAACGGCAACAGGATCAGCCTCTTCGACTGCAACGGCTCGGCTGCGCAGCGCTGGTCCGTCAACGTCAAGGGGCAGGTCGTGCACGTCGCGTCGGGCAAGGTCCTCGACGTGACCGGCGGCGCGACCGCCAACAGCACCCCGGTGCAGCTGTACACGGCGAACACCGGCAAGGGCCAGGTCTGGGTCACCCCGAAGTAG
- a CDS encoding aliphatic sulfonate ABC transporter substrate-binding protein has product MPATATTRSTRTTRNTLRRGVVAAAALPLLIGALASCGYGSQAEKDEPQDKAANVAGAGEKLSASEVRIGYFPNLTHATALVGLQEGLIEKELNGTKIKPQAFNAGPSEIEALNGGSLDIGFIGPSPAINGFVKSKGSNLRIISGSASGGVKLVVNPEKIKTLDDLKGKRIATPQKGNTQDVAFLNWISEKGWKVDPESGKGDVSVVRTDNKVTPDAFKQGSIDGAWVPEPTASKLVSEGGAVLLDETALWPDKKFVITNIIVSQKFLKEHPDVVEAVLKGTVKTNEWINANPDKAKASANAKLEAESGKPLDAKIIDPAWPSIALTDDPLASTLKTQADWAVKAKLIEQPELTGIYDLTLLNKVLKAAGKPEVSDAGLGAK; this is encoded by the coding sequence GTGCCTGCCACCGCCACCACCCGTAGTACACGTACCACGCGCAACACCCTGCGCCGCGGCGTTGTCGCCGCCGCCGCGCTGCCGCTCCTGATCGGCGCACTCGCCTCCTGCGGCTACGGCTCCCAGGCCGAGAAGGACGAGCCCCAGGACAAGGCCGCCAACGTGGCCGGCGCCGGAGAGAAGCTCTCCGCCTCCGAGGTCCGCATCGGGTACTTCCCGAACCTGACCCACGCCACCGCGCTCGTCGGCCTCCAGGAAGGCCTGATCGAGAAGGAACTGAACGGCACCAAGATCAAGCCGCAGGCCTTCAACGCGGGCCCGTCCGAGATCGAGGCGCTCAACGGCGGCTCTCTCGACATCGGCTTCATCGGGCCCTCGCCCGCGATCAACGGCTTCGTGAAGTCCAAGGGTTCCAACCTGCGGATCATCTCCGGTTCCGCCTCGGGCGGCGTGAAGCTCGTCGTGAACCCGGAGAAGATCAAGACCCTGGACGACCTCAAGGGCAAGAGGATCGCCACCCCGCAGAAGGGGAACACGCAGGACGTCGCGTTCCTCAACTGGATCTCCGAGAAGGGCTGGAAGGTCGACCCGGAGTCCGGCAAGGGTGACGTCTCCGTCGTCCGCACGGACAACAAGGTCACCCCGGACGCCTTCAAGCAGGGCTCGATCGACGGCGCCTGGGTGCCGGAGCCGACGGCCTCCAAGCTCGTCTCCGAAGGCGGCGCGGTCCTCCTCGACGAGACCGCCCTGTGGCCCGACAAGAAGTTCGTGATCACGAACATCATCGTGTCGCAGAAGTTCCTCAAGGAGCACCCGGACGTGGTCGAGGCCGTGCTCAAGGGCACGGTGAAGACCAACGAGTGGATCAACGCCAACCCGGACAAGGCGAAGGCCTCGGCCAACGCCAAGCTGGAGGCGGAGAGCGGCAAGCCGCTCGACGCCAAGATCATCGACCCGGCGTGGCCGAGCATCGCGCTCACCGACGACCCGCTGGCGTCGACGCTGAAGACGCAGGCCGACTGGGCGGTCAAGGCCAAGCTCATCGAACAGCCCGAGCTGACCGGCATCTACGACCTGACGCTCCTGAACAAGGTCCTGAAGGCCGCGGGCAAGCCCGAGGTATCCGACGCCGGTCTCGGCGCGAAGTAA
- a CDS encoding ABC transporter permease, with amino-acid sequence MASTDIDPQYKKVAKAGGTDDLAGLEAGLDALDAVETHRTPVREVLLKKVLPPLLAVGLVLLVWQLLVMAKVADETKLPALSAVWDSLSDMWLKGTLLEVIWTSVSRGMLGFLLALAIGTPLGLLVARVKFVRAAIGPILQGLQSLPSVAWVPPAVLWFGLNDAMMYTVILLGAVPSIANGLVSGIDQIPPLFLRAGRTLGATGLRGARHIVMPAALPGYLAGLKQGWAFSWRSLMAAEIIASSPDLGLGLGQLLENGRNNIDLPGVFLAIILILVVGIAIDLLIFSPVERWVLRSRGLLAKS; translated from the coding sequence ATGGCCAGCACTGACATCGACCCCCAGTACAAGAAGGTGGCCAAGGCCGGCGGCACGGACGACCTCGCCGGTCTGGAAGCCGGTCTGGACGCCCTCGACGCGGTCGAGACCCACCGCACCCCGGTCCGCGAGGTCCTCCTCAAGAAGGTCCTGCCCCCGCTCCTGGCCGTCGGCCTGGTGCTGCTGGTCTGGCAGCTCCTCGTCATGGCGAAGGTCGCCGACGAGACCAAGCTGCCCGCCCTGTCCGCCGTGTGGGACAGCCTGTCCGACATGTGGCTCAAGGGCACCCTGCTGGAGGTCATCTGGACCAGCGTCTCCCGCGGCATGCTCGGCTTCCTGCTGGCCCTGGCCATCGGCACCCCGCTCGGCCTGCTGGTCGCCCGGGTGAAGTTCGTCCGCGCCGCGATCGGCCCGATCCTCCAGGGGCTGCAGTCCCTGCCCTCGGTCGCCTGGGTGCCTCCGGCCGTGCTCTGGTTCGGCCTCAACGACGCCATGATGTACACCGTCATCCTGCTCGGCGCGGTCCCGTCCATCGCCAACGGCCTCGTCTCCGGCATCGACCAGATCCCGCCGCTGTTCCTGCGGGCCGGCCGCACCCTGGGCGCCACCGGCCTGCGCGGCGCCCGGCACATCGTGATGCCGGCCGCACTGCCCGGCTACCTGGCCGGCCTGAAGCAGGGCTGGGCCTTCTCCTGGCGCTCCCTGATGGCCGCCGAGATCATCGCCAGCTCCCCCGACCTCGGTCTGGGCCTGGGCCAGCTGCTGGAGAACGGCCGCAACAACATCGACCTGCCGGGCGTGTTCCTCGCGATCATCCTGATCCTGGTCGTCGGCATCGCCATCGACCTGCTGATCTTCAGTCCCGTCGAGCGGTGGGTGCTGCGCAGCCGCGGCCTGCTGGCCAAGAGCTGA
- a CDS encoding lipocalin/fatty-acid binding family protein, giving the protein MTDNGNAPALAATAAGSWEMVSSENFDAYLQAVGVGAPARAAANAATPVQTFSYEDGLWTLETVTGMQNTVDEFRLDQEFDLATPDGRKATSVVTGEGNRLTEVRRIGGGTARSCGSSPTRRSW; this is encoded by the coding sequence ATGACGGACAACGGCAACGCGCCCGCCCTCGCCGCCACGGCCGCCGGCAGCTGGGAGATGGTCTCCAGCGAGAACTTCGACGCCTACCTCCAGGCCGTCGGAGTGGGCGCGCCCGCGCGGGCCGCGGCGAACGCGGCCACCCCCGTCCAGACGTTCTCGTACGAGGACGGGCTCTGGACCCTGGAGACCGTCACCGGCATGCAGAACACGGTGGACGAGTTCCGGCTGGACCAGGAGTTCGACCTGGCGACGCCCGACGGGCGCAAGGCGACGTCGGTCGTCACCGGCGAGGGCAACCGGCTCACCGAGGTACGGAGGATCGGCGGGGGCACGGCACGATCGTGCGGGAGTTCACCGACGAGGCGCTCGTGGTGA
- a CDS encoding DUF6434 domain-containing protein, translating into MSTNDGAPDAARPALTPTLTGTELMRWYWTLAELTALARQLGLSTAGGKAALTDRLAAVLDGRPEPRPARTTRRGGRQLAAPVDGATVIPDGQRCSQVLREYFTREIGPAFHFDAFMRDYVAQGAGRTLAEAVSHWHATRQRAAEPQEVGAQFEFNRFLRDWHAGHPDAPRTDALAAWRAHRARPKDLRAPQADTT; encoded by the coding sequence ATGAGTACGAACGACGGCGCTCCCGACGCCGCGCGTCCCGCCCTGACCCCCACACTGACCGGGACCGAGCTGATGCGCTGGTACTGGACGCTGGCCGAACTGACCGCGCTCGCCCGGCAGCTCGGCCTCTCCACCGCGGGCGGGAAGGCTGCGCTCACGGACCGGCTCGCCGCCGTGCTCGACGGACGCCCCGAGCCGCGGCCGGCCCGCACCACCCGGCGCGGCGGAAGGCAACTGGCGGCCCCGGTCGACGGGGCCACCGTGATCCCCGACGGCCAGCGGTGCAGCCAGGTGCTCCGGGAGTACTTCACCCGGGAGATCGGGCCCGCCTTCCACTTCGACGCCTTCATGCGTGACTACGTCGCCCAGGGCGCGGGACGCACCCTCGCGGAGGCCGTCTCCCACTGGCACGCCACCAGGCAGCGGGCCGCCGAACCCCAGGAGGTCGGCGCCCAGTTCGAGTTCAACCGGTTCCTGCGCGACTGGCACGCCGGCCACCCGGACGCCCCGCGCACCGATGCCCTGGCAGCCTGGCGCGCCCACCGTGCCCGCCCCAAGGACCTGCGCGCCCCCCAGGCGGACACCACCTGA
- a CDS encoding ABC transporter ATP-binding protein translates to MATTLAKAAEGTVAEQHAHAARIEHVSKSFSGPAGSQLVLDDISLDVAPGEFVTILGASGCGKSTLLNLVAGLDKPSVGSIETPGGRPALMFQEHALFPWLTAGKNIELALRLRGVAKADRRPEAERLLDLVRLGGAYGKRVHELSGGMRQRVALARALAQDSRLLLMDEPFAALDAITRDVLHGELTRIWAETGLSVLFVTHNVREAVRLAQRVVLLSSRPGRIAKEWTVDIPQPRRIEDADVAELSLEITEHLRGEIRRHGQH, encoded by the coding sequence ATGGCCACCACGCTTGCCAAGGCTGCCGAGGGCACCGTAGCGGAGCAGCACGCGCACGCCGCGCGCATCGAGCACGTCTCGAAGTCCTTCTCCGGCCCGGCCGGATCGCAGCTCGTCCTGGACGACATCAGCCTCGATGTCGCTCCCGGAGAGTTCGTCACCATCCTGGGGGCCTCGGGGTGTGGCAAGTCCACGCTGCTGAACCTGGTCGCGGGGCTGGACAAGCCGTCCGTGGGATCCATCGAGACCCCCGGCGGCCGTCCGGCGCTGATGTTCCAGGAGCACGCCCTCTTCCCGTGGCTGACCGCGGGCAAGAACATCGAACTCGCCCTGCGGCTGCGCGGGGTGGCCAAGGCCGACCGCAGGCCGGAGGCCGAGCGGCTGCTGGACCTGGTCCGGCTCGGCGGCGCGTACGGCAAGCGCGTCCACGAACTGTCGGGCGGCATGCGCCAGCGCGTGGCGCTGGCCCGGGCCCTCGCCCAGGACAGCCGGCTGCTGCTGATGGACGAGCCGTTCGCCGCGCTCGACGCCATCACCCGCGACGTGCTGCACGGCGAGCTCACCCGCATCTGGGCGGAGACCGGCCTGTCGGTCCTCTTCGTCACCCACAACGTGCGCGAGGCCGTGCGCCTCGCCCAGCGCGTGGTCCTGCTCTCCTCCCGGCCCGGCCGGATCGCGAAGGAATGGACCGTGGACATCCCGCAGCCGCGCCGCATCGAGGACGCGGACGTCGCGGAACTGTCCCTTGAGATCACTGAACACCTGCGTGGGGAGATCCGCCGCCATGGCCAGCACTGA
- a CDS encoding aldo/keto reductase, whose product MAHTTFSLGGDLPVRRLGLGTGGLVGPGYWGPRGGRAEARELLRTAVERGVTLIDTADNYGPDLAEELIADALYPYGEELVVATKGGVVRTGPDQWHLAGRPEQLRAMCEGSLRRLRVERIGLYQLHRFDPSVPMAEQLGALAELRAEGKIRHIGLDTVTAEQLCLARESVPVASVQNPYNLLERSSAEVLALCEAHGIAFLPYYPLGSGTLTRESAAAVTAVATAHGAGPGQVALAWLLHHSPALCPTPGTGSPVHLAENLDAATVHLTAAELALLDALA is encoded by the coding sequence ATGGCGCACACGACGTTCAGTCTCGGTGGGGACCTTCCCGTACGGCGGCTCGGGCTCGGTACGGGAGGCCTGGTCGGCCCCGGCTACTGGGGACCGCGCGGCGGCCGGGCCGAGGCCCGGGAGCTGCTGCGCACGGCGGTGGAGCGGGGGGTCACCCTCATCGACACCGCCGACAACTACGGGCCCGACCTGGCCGAGGAGCTGATCGCCGACGCCCTGTACCCGTACGGGGAGGAGCTGGTCGTCGCCACCAAGGGCGGGGTGGTGCGCACCGGGCCCGACCAGTGGCATCTCGCGGGCCGCCCGGAGCAGTTGCGGGCGATGTGCGAGGGGAGCCTGCGCCGGCTGCGGGTGGAGCGGATCGGCCTCTACCAGCTGCACCGCTTCGACCCGTCGGTGCCGATGGCGGAACAGCTGGGCGCACTGGCCGAGTTGCGGGCCGAGGGCAAGATCCGGCACATCGGCCTGGACACGGTCACCGCCGAACAGCTGTGCCTGGCACGGGAGTCGGTGCCGGTCGCCTCCGTGCAGAACCCGTACAACCTGCTGGAGCGGAGCTCGGCGGAGGTGCTGGCGCTGTGCGAGGCGCACGGGATCGCCTTCCTCCCGTACTACCCCCTGGGCAGCGGCACCCTGACCCGCGAGAGTGCGGCGGCGGTCACCGCGGTGGCCACCGCGCACGGCGCGGGCCCGGGCCAGGTCGCCCTGGCGTGGCTGCTGCACCACTCGCCCGCGCTGTGCCCCACGCCGGGTACGGGTTCACCCGTACACCTGGCGGAGAACCTGGACGCGGCCACCGTCCACCTCACGGCTGCCGAACTGGCCCTGCTGGACGCACTGGCCTGA
- a CDS encoding DUF1697 domain-containing protein — MTKKDATKNDATKKAGAKRYAALLRGINVGGSKKVPMAELRAVLEGLGHGEVRTYLQSGNAVFSSANEDPAVLARELEAAIEAHFGFRVPCLVVDGEYLRAVARACPFPAAELEGKQLHATFFAEQPGAERFAAIEEAAYLPEEYRIGDRVLYLYAPDGLGRSKLGEALARPAVVKGIDVTTRNWNTVAKLVELTED; from the coding sequence ATGACGAAGAAGGACGCCACGAAGAACGACGCCACGAAGAAGGCCGGTGCGAAGAGGTACGCGGCGCTGCTGCGCGGGATCAACGTCGGCGGGAGCAAGAAGGTCCCCATGGCCGAGCTGCGCGCCGTGCTGGAGGGGCTCGGTCACGGCGAGGTGCGGACGTACCTCCAGAGCGGCAACGCCGTCTTCAGCAGTGCGAACGAGGATCCGGCGGTGCTCGCCCGGGAGTTGGAGGCGGCCATCGAGGCGCACTTCGGCTTCCGGGTGCCCTGCCTGGTGGTGGACGGGGAGTACCTGCGTGCCGTCGCGCGGGCCTGCCCCTTCCCGGCCGCCGAACTGGAGGGTAAGCAGCTCCACGCCACCTTCTTCGCCGAGCAGCCCGGTGCGGAGCGTTTCGCCGCAATCGAGGAGGCGGCGTACCTCCCGGAGGAGTACCGGATCGGCGACCGCGTCCTCTACCTCTACGCCCCGGACGGCCTGGGCCGCTCCAAGCTGGGCGAGGCCCTCGCCAGGCCCGCCGTGGTCAAGGGCATCGACGTGACGACCCGGAACTGGAACACCGTCGCCAAGCTCGTCGAGCTGACGGAGGACTGA
- a CDS encoding sirohydrochlorin chelatase, which translates to MYSAPALLVIAHGSRDPRHAATVHALTRRARALRPGLRVETAFLDFNTPSVGQALSALYLSGVREVVALPLLLTRAFHAKSDIPAALAESSSRLPGLSVRVTDVLGPSPLLLGALERRLAEAGLTPADRSTTAVVLASAGSTDPEAIAVIAETAREWRRTGWCAVRPAFASAALPRTEDAVRALRAEGFERVAVAPYVIAPGRLPDRIAAGAEAAGADVLADVLGAAPELATLLLRRYDAAAAAPARLPALTA; encoded by the coding sequence GTGTACAGCGCACCTGCCCTGCTGGTCATCGCCCACGGCAGCCGCGACCCGCGGCACGCGGCGACCGTGCACGCCCTCACCCGGCGGGCACGGGCGCTGCGGCCCGGGCTGCGGGTGGAGACGGCCTTCCTGGACTTCAACACCCCGTCGGTGGGACAGGCCCTGTCCGCCCTCTACCTGTCGGGCGTACGGGAGGTCGTGGCGCTGCCGCTGCTGCTGACCCGCGCCTTCCACGCGAAGTCCGATATCCCGGCCGCGCTGGCCGAGTCGAGCTCGCGCCTGCCGGGGCTGTCGGTGCGGGTGACGGACGTGCTCGGGCCGTCCCCGCTCCTGCTCGGCGCCCTCGAACGCCGGCTCGCCGAAGCCGGCCTCACCCCGGCGGACCGCTCCACCACCGCGGTGGTGCTCGCGTCCGCCGGATCCACAGACCCGGAGGCGATCGCAGTGATCGCTGAAACCGCGCGGGAGTGGCGGCGCACCGGTTGGTGCGCCGTGCGGCCTGCGTTCGCCTCCGCTGCCCTGCCCCGTACCGAGGACGCCGTACGGGCCCTGCGCGCCGAGGGCTTCGAACGGGTGGCGGTGGCCCCGTACGTCATCGCCCCCGGCCGCCTCCCGGACCGCATCGCGGCCGGCGCCGAGGCCGCGGGCGCGGACGTCCTCGCGGACGTGCTGGGCGCGGCCCCGGAACTGGCCACGCTGCTGCTGCGCCGCTACGACGCGGCCGCCGCCGCGCCCGCGAGGCTCCCGGCGCTGACCGCGTAG
- a CDS encoding ketopantoate reductase family protein: MRYIIIGAGAVGATIGGRLAETGGEVVLVARGAHAEALRADGLRLTTADGPRVHRLPVVGGPGELGELRPDDVLLLAVKTQDAIAALDAWGDAEVAGGGTAAQRLPLLCAQNGVESERLALRRFARVYGVCVWLPATFLEPGVVSALCTPLTGILHLGLAAGGADDRARRIAADLEKAGFEAPVVEDVMRWKHAKLLGNLGNAVQATTGPEPDPAKAALLLRAVREAKAAFAAAGIAYASEAEQAEARDGKVNQPPGVRGGSSWQSLARGTGSVEADYLNGEICLLGRLHGVPTPVNDVLRHAANIFARESLPPGAMSVEDLTALADEAAARG, translated from the coding sequence ATGCGGTACATCATCATCGGCGCGGGCGCGGTAGGCGCCACCATCGGCGGACGGCTCGCGGAGACGGGCGGCGAGGTCGTCCTCGTCGCGCGCGGCGCGCACGCGGAAGCCCTGCGGGCGGACGGACTCCGCCTCACCACGGCCGACGGGCCCCGGGTGCACCGGCTGCCCGTGGTCGGCGGACCGGGCGAACTGGGCGAGCTGCGCCCCGACGACGTGCTGCTCCTGGCGGTGAAGACCCAGGACGCGATCGCCGCGCTCGACGCGTGGGGCGACGCGGAGGTCGCGGGCGGCGGCACGGCGGCGCAGCGGCTGCCGCTCCTGTGCGCGCAGAACGGCGTGGAGAGCGAGCGGCTGGCACTGCGCCGCTTCGCACGGGTGTACGGGGTGTGCGTGTGGCTGCCCGCCACCTTCCTGGAGCCGGGCGTGGTCTCGGCCCTGTGCACACCCCTGACCGGCATCCTGCACCTGGGCCTGGCGGCCGGCGGCGCGGACGACCGGGCCCGGCGGATCGCGGCCGACCTGGAGAAGGCCGGCTTCGAGGCGCCCGTGGTCGAGGACGTGATGCGGTGGAAGCACGCGAAGCTGCTGGGGAACCTCGGCAACGCCGTCCAGGCGACGACCGGCCCCGAGCCGGACCCGGCGAAGGCGGCGCTGCTCCTGCGGGCCGTCCGCGAGGCGAAGGCCGCCTTCGCCGCCGCGGGCATCGCCTACGCCTCCGAGGCCGAGCAGGCCGAGGCGCGCGACGGCAAGGTGAACCAGCCGCCGGGCGTCCGGGGCGGTTCCTCCTGGCAGAGCCTGGCCCGGGGCACGGGCTCGGTGGAGGCGGACTACCTCAACGGGGAGATCTGCCTGCTGGGCCGGCTGCACGGGGTGCCGACCCCGGTCAACGACGTCCTGCGCCACGCGGCGAACATCTTCGCGCGCGAGTCGCTCCCGCCGGGCGCGATGTCCGTCGAGGACCTGACGGCCCTCGCCGACGAGGCCGCGGCCCGCGGCTAG